From one Saccharomyces cerevisiae S288C chromosome XVI, complete sequence genomic stretch:
- the TAF14 gene encoding TATA-binding protein-associated factor TAF14 (Subunit of TFIID, TFIIF, INO80, SWI/SNF, and NuA3 complexes; involved in RNA polymerase II transcription initiation and in chromatin modification; serves as an additional DNA binding domain for the complex; contains a YEATS domain): protein MVATVKRTIRIKTQQHILPEVPPVENFPVRQWSIEIVLLDDEGKEIPATIFDKVIYHLHPTFANPNRTFTDPPFRIEEQGWGGFPLDISVFLLEKAGERKIPHDLNFLQESYEVEHVIQIPLNKPLLTEELAKSGSTEETTANTGTIGKRRTTTNTTAEPKAKRAKTGSASTVKGSVDLEKLAFGLTKLNEDDLVGVVQMVTDNKTPEMNVTNNVEEGEFIIDLYSLPEGLLKSLWDYVKKNTE, encoded by the exons ATGGTAGCT ACAGTAAAAAGAACCATCCGTATAAAAACCCAACAACACATTCTGCCAGAAGTGCCACCAGTAGAGAATTTTCCTGTTCGTCAATGGAGTATAGAAATTGTATTATTGGATgatgaaggaaaagaaattcccGCTACAATTTTTGACAAAGTTATTTACCACTTGCACCCAACTTTCGCCAATCCTAACAGGACATTTACTGACCCACCATTTAGAATTGAGGAACAAGGTTGGGGTGGATTTCCTTTAGATATAAGCGTTTTCTTGTTGGAAAAAGCAGGTGAGCGGAAAATACCACACGATTTGAACTTTCTACAAGAGAGTTATGAAGTGGAGCACGTTATCCAGATTCCTCTCAATAAACCACTTTTAACAGAAGAACTTGCGAAAAGTGGATCTACTGAAGAAACGACGGCCAATACAGGCACCATTGGGAAAAGAAGGACTACCACGAACACAACTGCAGAACCAAAGGCGAAGAGAGCTAAGACGGGCAGTGCATCTACCGTGAAAGGGAGCGTGGACCTAGAAAAATTAGCGTTCGGATTGACTAAACTAAATGAAGATGACCTGGTTGGTGTTGTTCAAATGGTTACCGACAATAAAACACCAGAAATGAACGTGACGAATAATGTTGAAGAGGGTGAATTTATAATTGACTTGTATAGTTTACCTGAGGGATTATTGAAAAGTCTATGGGACTACGTTAAGAAAAATACCGAGTAA
- the TBF1 gene encoding Tbf1p (Telobox-containing general regulatory factor; binds TTAGGG repeats within subtelomeric anti-silencing regions (STARs), blocking silent chromatin propagation; binds majority of snoRNA gene promoters, required for full snoRNA expression; caps DSB flanked by long T2AG3 repeats and blocks checkpoint activation; involved in nucleosome displacement during double-strand break repair), producing the protein MDSQVPNNNESLNRFNDIIQSLPARTRLTICSLCLLDNISTQLLRFLILNANSPNIIAVLTDQTAFLSSGETEIFQTLVKLFKQIRMIYHTRSPLLSVHDVAPGLWFPNSPPPLILRGHEAFIITAIRKANLLTFLLTSLNCLNYGFELLQSIFLDIFCPNTNTVGNNSLEQSGKFLKSQAILYLDLKTQAYIAGLKEFQDETNEISLEKKQELLDLIFPSNLADILVQRRTGDSGDITLLTPSEKDFVERCDRRRENLKIVQDFNSLTQSYEWAQFIRELLDYCNKNMGLIIWGRKGRGKSPLYDFDVNEFDPQVLFSTGTRTVEFMDDQNQPSSASAFLSTARPNHYSTHTPTTDVSSKNPAITQSIVDAAVAASMSNSSSGPHSSHNNSSNSNNNGSIGLRKPKAKRTWSKEEEEALVEGLKEVGPSWSKILDLYGPGGKITENLKNRTQVQLKDKARNWKLQYLKSGKPLPDYLIKVTGNLEKIYKAKKKFSQSPNSSTIMEQNLSQHPSSAASATEDTQTHQEDSHGQNSDNMPSNGLFGNSTSDNTGFDPHLEDGM; encoded by the coding sequence ATGGATTCGCAAGTGCCCAATAATAACGAAAGCTTAAACCGCTTCAATGACATCATCCAAAGCCTGCCTGCAAGAACTAGGTTGACCATATGCTCATTATGTCTGCTGGACAATATCTCCACTCAACTACTGAGGTTTCTTATCCTTAATGCCAACTCTCCCAATATTATAGCGGTTTTGACGGACCAGACGGCTTTCCTAAGCTCAGGCGAAacagaaatttttcaaacgTTAGTCAAGCTCTTTAAGCAGATCAGAATGATTTACCACACCAGATCTCCGTTACTGTCTGTTCACGACGTGGCGCCTGGTTTATGGTTTCCCAACTCCCCTCCCCCCCTTATATTGAGAGGCCACGAAGCGTTTATTATTACTGCCATAAGAAAGGCGAATCTGCTAACATTTCTATTGACGTCGCTGAACTGCCTTAATTACGGGTTTGAGCTGCTACAGTCGATATTTCTCGATATTTTCTGTCCAAATACAAACACTGTCGGTAACAACTCCCTGGAACAAAGCGgaaagtttttgaaatcgCAGGCTATCCTATATCTTGATCTGAAAACACAGGCTTACATTGCCGGCTTGAAAGAGTTTCAGGACGAGACGAACGAAATttctttagaaaagaaacaagagcTACTAGACTTAATCTTCCCATCCAATCTGGCTGATATTCTCGTGCAGAGAAGAACCGGCGATTCTGGAGACATTACACTTTTGACTCCATCGGAGAAGGACTTCGTCGAAAGGTGCGATCGTCGGagagaaaatttaaagatcGTCCAAGATTTTAACTCTCTGACCCAGAGCTACGAATGGGCTCAATTTATCAGAGAGTTGCTGGATTATtgtaataaaaatatgGGTCTCATCATATGGGGCAGAAAGGGTCGCGGAAAATCACCATTATATGACTTTGATGTCAACGAGTTTGATCCTCAAGTACTCTTTTCTACAGGGACCAGGACCGTAGAATTCATGGACGACCAAAATCAGCCAAGCAGTGCGTCTGCTTTTTTGTCAACTGCTCGTCCGAATCATTACAGCACACATACACCTACCACAGATGTGTCTTCCAAAAACCCCGCTATCACACAATCCATTGTGGATGCCGCTGTTGCGGCCTCGATGAGCAACAGCAGCTCTGGTCCTCATTCCTCTCATAACAACAGCAGTAACAGCAACAATAATGGTAGTATCGGATTAAGAAAACCAAAGGCGAAAAGAACTTGGTccaaagaggaagaagaagcattAGTGGAAGGCCTGAAAGAGGTTGGCCCATCGTGGTCTAAGATTCTAGATTTATATGGTCCCGGTGGTAAAATCAcggaaaatttgaagaacagGACGCAGGTACAACTGAAAGATAAAGCCCGTAATTGGAAATTACAATACTTGAAGAGTGGCAAACCATTGCCTGACTATTTGATAAAAGTGACCGGTAACTTGGAGAAAATCTACAaggcaaagaaaaaattctctCAATCTCCAAATTCGTCAACTATTATGGAACAAAATTTATCTCAGCATCCTTCATCAGCTGCATCTGCTACTGAAGACACTCAAACTCATCAAGAGGATTCACATGGGCAAAATAGTGATAATATGCCATCTAACGGACTTTTTGGCAATAGTACATCGGACAATACAGGTTTTGATCCTCATTTAGAAGATGGGATGTAG
- the HHO1 gene encoding histone H1 (Histone H1, linker histone with roles in meiosis and sporulation; decreasing levels early in sporulation may promote meiosis, and increasing levels during sporulation facilitate compaction of spore chromatin; binds to promoters and within genes in mature spores; may be recruited by Ume6p to promoter regions, contributing to transcriptional repression outside of meiosis; suppresses DNA repair involving homologous recombination), translating into MAPKKSTTKTTSKGKKPATSKGKEKSTSKAAIKKTTAKKEEASSKSYRELIIEGLTALKERKGSSRPALKKFIKENYPIVGSASNFDLYFNNAIKKGVEAGDFEQPKGPAGAVKLAKKKSPEVKKEKEVSPKPKQAATSVSATASKAKAASTKLAPKKVVKKKSPTVTAKKASSPSSLTYKEMILKSMPQLNDGKGSSRIVLKKYVKDTFSSKLKTSSNFDYLFNSAIKKCVENGELVQPKGPSGIIKLNKKKVKLST; encoded by the coding sequence ATGGCACCCAAGAAATCCACTACCAAGACCACAAGTAAGGGCAAGAAGCCTGCAACCAGCAAAGGCAAGGAGAAATCAACTTCCAAGGCCGCTATCAAGAAAACCACGGCAAAAAAGGAGGAAGCTTCCTCCAAGAGTTACAGGGAGTTGATCATTGAAGGGCTCACGGCTTTGAAGGAACGTAAGGGATCCAGTCGTCCGGCACTCAAGAAGTTTATCAAGGAAAACTACCCGATCGTCGGATCCGCAAGCAACTTTGATTTGTACTTCAACAATGCCATAAAGAAGGGTGTGGAGGCCGGCGATTTTGAACAGCCAAAGGGACCCGCTGGTGCTGTGAAACTGGCCAAGAAGAAATCTCCAGAAgtaaagaaagaaaaagaggtCAGTCCAAAACCCAAGCAAGCCGCCACTTCTGTGAGTGCAACCGCATCAAAAGCGAAAGCCGCATCCACGAAGCTAGCGCCAAAGAAAgtagtgaaaaaaaaatcgcCTACTGTTACCGCCAAGAAGGCCTCTTCGCCTTCTTCATTGACCTACAAGGAAATGATCCTTAAAAGCATGCCTCAACTTAATGACGGTAAGGGCTCCAGCCGTATCGTTTTAAAGAAGTATGTCAAGGACACTTTCTCCTCCAAGTTGAAAACAAGCTCAAATTTTGACTATCTGTTCAATAGCGCTATCAAGAAATGTGTTGAAAACGGCGAGTTAGTGCAACCAAAGGGCCCCTCCGGCATTATTAAActaaacaagaagaaggtcAAACTCTCCACGTAA
- the NAN1 gene encoding Nan1p (U3 snoRNP protein; component of the small (ribosomal) subunit (SSU) processosome containing U3 snoRNA; required for the biogenesis of18S rRNA; localizes to nucleolus and peroxisomes), translating to MTQSLGIEQYKLSVVSGGKPALNNLSSVTGNKNIARLSQDQRNYIIPFNNQIKVYSVETRQCVKTLKFANNSLLSGIFLQEEENNESIVKILLGDITVPQQEDAHLITVFTNNGHVIVLNYKGKLVESPKHFKISLADEKLANVFHSEGNYRILTTFKDPSQKAHNSLQSYRLYALTFDDAKKQFEVAHQAEWHNVILSNISSNGKLLAHMCKDVSTKDHEHKSISVVSLFDDSVNLSFPLGSILSSQTQSLSYNTRYVSSMAIDNMGQQLAVGFASGVISIVSLADLQIRLLKWHIDSVLSLSFSHDGSYLLSGGWEKVMSLWQLETNSQQFLPRLNGIIIDCQVLGPQGNYYSLILQMTENNSNSDYQFLLLNASDLTSKLSINGPLPVFNSTIKHIQQPISAMNTKNSNSITSLNHSKKKQSRKLIKSRRQDFTTNVEINPINKNLYFPHISAVQIFDFYKNEQVNYQYLTSGVNNSMGKVRFELNLQDPIITDLKFTKDGQWMITYEIEYPPNDLLSSKDLTHILKFWTKNDNETNWNLKTKVINPHGISVPITKILPSPRSVNNSQGCLTADNNGGLKFWSFDSHESNWCLKKISLPNFNHFSNSVSLAWSQDGSLIFHGFDDKLQILDFDTFKKFESLENTKTVSEFTLDSEIQTVKLINDTNLIVATRTTLNAINLLRGQVINSFDLYPFVNGVYKNGHMDRLITCDERTGNIALVINQQLTDLDGVPTINYKSRIIIFDSDLSTKLGNFTHHEYISWIGWNYDTDFIFLDIESTLGVVGTTVNTQLSDEVNNEGILDGLVSNTITTSASNSDIFAEQLHKLSSRGKKSDTRDKNTNDNDEDEEDIALEFINGEKKDKLVNMNSFTSMFDNIQNVQMDTFFDRVMKVLT from the coding sequence ATGACGCAATCCCTAGGTATCGAACAGTATAAACTGTCAGTCGTATCTGGTGGGAAACCCGCTTTGAATAATCTCAGTTCAGTAACCGGCAATAAGAATATCGCCCGCCTATCACAAGACCAACGAAACTATATTATACCCTTTAACAATCAGATCAAGGTGTATTCTGTGGAAACTAGACAATGTGTTAAGACTCTAAAGTTTGCAAATAACTCCTTGTTATCCGGAATATTTCtgcaagaagaagagaataatGAATCGATTGTAAAGATTCTGCTGGGTGATATAACCGTTCCGCAACAAGAAGACGCTCATCTGATTACCGTATTCACCAATAATGGTCATGTAATTGTTTTAAATTATAAGGGGAAGCTGGTCGAGTCCCCTAAGCATTTCAAAATCTCTTTGGCAGATGAAAAGCTTGCAAATGTTTTCCATAGCGAGGGCAACTATAGAATTTTGACAACGTTCAAGGACCCTAGTCAAAAGGCACATAACTCTTTGCAATCGTACAGGTTATATGCATTAACCTTTGACGATGCTAAAAAGCAATTTGAAGTGGCTCATCAGGCAGAATGGCACAACGTTATCTTgtcaaatatttcttccaaTGGTAAACTGCTAGCGCATATGTGCAAAGACGTCTCAACAAAAGATCACGAACACAAATCCATCTCAGTTGTTTCGCTTTTTGATGATTCTGTAAATTTAAGCTTTCCCCTCGGTTCCATCCTTTCTTCACAGACTCAATCCCTATCCTATAACACAAGGTACGTTTCTAGCATGGCCATAGACAATATGGGTCAACAACTGGCTGTTGGATTTGCCTCCGGAGTTATAAGTATCGTAAGCCTGGCCGATCTACAAATAAGACTGCTCAAATGGCATATAGACTCTGTGCTGTCACTCTCATTCTCTCACGATGGATCCTATTTGCTATCTGGTGGTTGGGAAAAAGTTATGAGTTTATGGCAATTGGAAACAAACTCTCAACAATTCCTGCCTCGTTTGAACGGTATTATAATCGACTGTCAGGTATTGGGACCTCAAGGGAACTACTACTCTTTAATCCTACAAATGACTGAAAACAATTCAAATTCTGACTACCaatttttacttttgaaTGCTTCTGATTTGACCTCCAAATTGTCGATTAACGGGCCATTACCGGTGTTCAATAGCACCATAAAACACATTCAGCAACCAATCTCGGCCATGAATACCAAGAACTCCAACTCAATTACCTCTCTCAATCACTCTAAGAAGAAACAATCTAGAAAACTAATTAAATCGAGAAGACAAGATTTCACCACTAATGTAGAAATAAACCCTATTAACAAGAACTTGTATTTCCCACACATTTCTGCtgttcaaatttttgactTCTATAAAAATGAGCAAGTTAACTATCAGTATTTAACATCAGGTGTCAACAATTCTATGGGTAAAGTTAGATTTGAACTGAATTTACAAGACCCAATAATAACTGATTTGAAGTTCACCAAAGATGGGCAATGGATGATTACATACGAAATTGAGTATCCGCCAAATGACCTCTTATCTTCCAAGGACTTAACTCatatcttgaaattttggaCCAAAAACGATAATGAGACAAAttggaatttgaaaacGAAAGTAATAAATCCACACGGGATAAGTGTCCCAATTACCAAGATATTGCCTTCACCAAGATCAGTTAATAATAGTCAAGGCTGTTTAACGGCTGACAACAACGGTGGACTGAAATTTTGGTCCTTCGACTCTCATGAGAGCAACTGGtgcttgaaaaaaatttctttaccAAACTTTAATCATTTCAGTAACTCCGTTTCTTTAGCTTGGTCTCAAGACGGGTCTCTAATATTCCATGGTTTCGATGACAAGTTGCAAATTTTAGATTTCGACACTTTTAAAAAGTTTGAATCATTGGAAAATACAAAGACGGTCAGTGAGTTCACGTTAGACTCTGAAATCCAAACCGTCAAGTTGATTAATGACACAAATTTAATAGTGGCCACCAGGACTACATTAAACGCCATCAACTTATTGCGGGGTCAAGTCATAAATAGTTTTGACTTATATCCGTTTGTTAACGGAGTGTATAAAAATGGTCACATGGATAGGCTTATTACTTGTGACGAAAGGACAGGCAACATTGCCCTGGTTATAAATCAACAACTAACTGATCTCGATGGCGTACCAACTATCAATTACAAATCCCGTATTATTATATTCGATTCTGACTTATCTACAAAATTGGGTAATTTTACGCATCATGAATACATATCTTGGATTGGTTGGAATTATGATACTgatttcatatttttggACATAGAATCAACACTAGGTGTTGTCGGAACCACTGTGAATACTCAACTATCTGATGAAGTTAATAACGAAGGAATATTGGATGGCCTGGTAAGTAACACCATCACAACTTCGGCATCCAATAGCGATATTTTTGCAGAACAATTGCATAAACTGTCGTCTAGGGGCAAAAAAAGTGACACTAGAGATAAAAATACCAATGATAAcgacgaagatgaagaagatatcGCTTTGGAATTTATAAAtggcgaaaagaaagataagCTAGTCAATATGAATAGTTTTACGAGCATGTTTGACAACATTCAAAACGTGCAAATGGATACATTTTTTGATCGTGTGATGAAAGTATTAACATAG
- the KAP120 gene encoding karyopherin KAP120 (Karyopherin responsible for the nuclear import of Rpf1p; Rpf1p is a ribosome maturation factor), whose protein sequence is MASSLNELNLVQVLEQASNPQHIRSDVQKLAEQQLRQWETQAGFHYLLQSIYLNLSNSLQIRWLAVIQFKNGVDKYWRSTRINAIPKDEKASIRGRLFEMIDEQNNQLCIQNAQASARIARLDFPVEWPTLFEDLENLLNDEIIRKDSVKIYNILMHINQIVKVLGTARIGRCRPAMQSKVPLILPLIVRIYLQSFEEWTTSSNLNYEDLSSLQVSYLALKVLRRIICEGYDRPQTDQSVCDFIKLSVSHFEMLISNHENFKKFDIYEKFIKCLGKLYFNLVTGSPANFILLPCSTQILITYTRLIFDKAPKVYRENSDVTGDFWEQTAIRGLLILKRVINFIHKKGAITLKARSDKLTIDASINKINTEFLNENLITRLVDTLMEWYLRLRPTELENWFMDPEEWINEQMATSYEYQIRPCAENVFQDLMNTFSELLVPYLLKKIENDASKLSNSLDDFLRKDAIYASFQLSASAVSEMVDFDRLLIQVFLPEATNTNISGDELRIIRRRVALIINEWSTVKCSEESKSLCYKLFTNFLTDEDDKVVLLTTVQTVRTMVDDWNFNKDTFQPFLTENVHLLLRKILPSVSLTETRLYVLNTLSDIIIQTKPLISRDLLVEILQIIPNLWEIATNNASEAILANALLRLLRNLVSSLGSQSHLTWDIAIPVVALACDPSSMQYQLLSEDGYELWGMLLQNFSSHDQEFDDKFVELVPFLKYGIETHTEILPTLLEIIKSYALILNPVDFFSNNTFQDIFKQMSKYLLKLREDSFQLVLEIWEILILSNESDYENLLLQKFYETGVLSALFDAIFLEEAPSSYLCSQIIQIIARISYVNPDALMTFLATYHDNLPTSNENARMPESIRKIVSKDQTYDSVVNKLLTGWIVCFRDIFDPKFKKVHILGISSLLRTGLVPILTEFSSIASLWIEMLEEINETNRGDCEKYHLNDIVTEQSIAFHPLTAEQLRYHQLCKNNDPVHNISLKDFISQSMEYLESHLGVERYQEFLKTINPSLLENLQMFLSIQPQEARP, encoded by the coding sequence ATGGCCTCGTCTCTTAACGAGTTAAACTTGGTTCAAGTACTTGAACAAGCAAGTAACCCACAACATATTAGGTCAGATGTTCAAAAATTAGCCGAACAACAACTAAGACAATGGGAGACTCAAGCGGGATTTCATTACTTATTACAGTCAATCTACCTTAATTTATCTAATTCTTTACAAATTAGATGGTTGGCGGTAATTCAATTTAAGAACGGCGTGGATAAATACTGGAGATCCACTAGAATTAACGCTATACctaaagatgaaaaagcCTCGATAAGAGGTCgtctttttgaaatgatCGATGAACAGAATAATCAACTTTGTATTCAGAATGCCCAAGCTTCCGCAAGGATTGCAAGGCTAGATTTTCCCGTAGAGTGGCCAACCTTATTTGAGGATCTAGAAAACCTATTGAACGATGAGATCATCAGAAAAGATTCAGTTAAGATTTACAATATATTGATGCATATAAATCAAATCGTTAAAGTATTAGGTACTGCGAGAATAGGAAGGTGCCGACCCGCTATGCAAAGTAAAGTTCCTTTGATATTACCACTAATTGTCAGGATTTATTTACaatcatttgaagaatggaCGACATCCTCCAATCTCAACTACGAGGATCTTTCCAGTTTACAAGTTTCTTACCTAGCTTTGAAAGTGCTCAGAAGGATAATTTGTGAAGGATACGACCGCCCTCAAACCGATCAGTCTGTTTGCGATTTTATTAAACTATCCGTTTCACACTTTGAGATGTTAATTTCAAACCatgaaaacttcaaaaagtttgatATTTACGAAAAGTTTATCAAATGCCTAGGAAAGTTATATTTCAATTTAGTCACTGGCTCTCCGGCTAATTTCATATTACTGCCATGCTCTACGCAAATTCTAATCACTTATACTAGGCTAATTTTCGATAAGGCCCCTAAAGTATATAGAGAGAATTCTGATGTCACGGGGGACTTTTGGGAACAGACTGCTATTAGAGGgcttttaattttgaaaagggtCATTAATTTCATTCACAAAAAGGGGGCAATTACGTTAAAAGCAAGAAGTGATAAACTAACCATAGATGCTTCTATCAACAAAATCAACACAGAATTTCTGAATGAGAATTTGATAACAAGGTTGGTTGACACTTTAATGGAATGGTACTTGAGGTTAAGACCAACTGAATTAGAAAATTGGTTTATGGATCCAGAAGAATGGATAAACGAACAAATGGCCACGAGTTACGAATATCAAATCAGACCATGTGCAGAGAACGTTTTTCAAGACTTAATGAATACTTTCTCTGAGCTGTTGGTTCCCTACctgttaaagaaaattgaaaatgatgctTCAAAGCTATCAAACTCATTAGACGATTTTTTAAGGAAAGACGCAATTTATGCAAGTTTCCAATTAAGTGCATCCGCTGTTAGTGAAATGGTAGATTTTGACAGGTTACTAATTCAGGTTTTTTTACCAGAAGCTACAAATACAAACATATCAGGCGACGAATTAAGGATTATCAGAAGAAGAGTTGCTTTAATTATAAACGAATGGTCTACTGTGAAGTGTTCGGAAGAATCTAAAAGTTTATGTTACAAGTTATTTACAAACTTCCTGACAGATGAAGACGACAAAGTTGTTTTGTTAACCACAGTCCAGACTGTCAGAACCATGGTTGATGACTGGAACTTCAACAAGGATACTTTTCAGCCATTTTTAACTGAAAATGTTCATTTATTGTTGAGGAAAATTTTACCATCTGTGTCGTTAACCGAGACAAGGCTATATGTTTTAAACACCTTGAGCGATATCATAATTCAAACAAAACCTTTAATTAGCAGGGATCTATTAGTCgaaattttgcaaatcATACCAAACCTTTGGGAAATAGCAACAAATAATGCTAGTGAGGCTATTTTGGCAAACGCATTGTTAAGGTTATTGAGAAATTTGGTATCATCTTTGGGATCACAGTCACATTTAACGTGGGATATCGCCATACCTGTGGTTGCATTAGCCTGTGATCCCTCTTCTATGCAATATCAGTTGTTAAGCGAAGACGGGTATGAACTATGGGGCatgcttcttcaaaatttttcatcccACGATCAAGAGTTTGACGATAAGTTCGTTGAATTGGTGCCATTTCTAAAGTATGGTATTGAGACACACACAGAGATTCTCCCAACTTTACTTGAAATTATCAAAAGTTATGCTCTGATTCTGAATCCTGTggattttttctctaaCAACACAtttcaagatatttttaaaCAAATGTCTAAATATCTTTTAAAGTTAAGGGAAGATTCATTTCAGTTGGTTTTAGAAATCTGggaaattttgatattatcCAATGAGTCGGATTACGAAAATCTGTTATTGCAAAAATTCTATGAAACCGGAGTATTATCAGCATTATTCGATGCCATTTTCCTGGAAGAAGCTCCTTCATCTTATTTATGCTCGCAAATCATTCAAATCATCGCTAGAATATCCTACGTGAATCCAGACGCCTTAATGACTTTTTTAGCTACATATCATGACAATCTACCAACTTCTAACGAAAATGCACGCATGCCGGAatcaataagaaaaattgtgTCTAAGGATCAGACGTATGATTCCGTTGTAAACAAGCTTTTAACCGGATGGATAGTATGTTTTAGAGATATCTTTGATcctaaattcaaaaaagttCACATATTAGGTATTTCAAGTTTACTAAGGACTGGTTTAGTTCCTATTTTGACTGAGTTTTCATCCATCGCATCTTTATGGATCGAAATGCTCgaagaaattaatgaaaCTAATCGTGGGGATTGCGAAAAATACCACTTGAATGATATTGTTACAGAGCAATCAATTGCATTCCATCCTTTAACTGCCGAACAATTAAGATATCATCAATTATGCAAAAACAATGATCCAGTGCATAACATTAGtttaaaagattttattTCCCAATCAATGGAATATCTAGAATCACATTTAGGAGTAGAAAGGTaccaagaatttttgaagactATTAACCCTAGTTTACTAGAGAACTTacaaatgtttttatccATCCAGCCTCAAGAGGCTCGTCCATGA
- the SPC29 gene encoding Spc29p (Inner plaque spindle pole body (SPB) component; links the central plaque component Spc42p to the inner plaque component Spc110p; required for SPB duplication), producing MDYSNFGNSASKKFQDDTLNRVRKEHEEALKKLREENFSSNTSELGNKKHYRAQERMSSPLHRLSPTGKSDDRKVKSPLDDKLRRQLREGNTRLPPPPFSSYGMPPTNRSNLDRIRRRTSSPVRTDKFASQNVIDDQRLEIKYLERIVYDQGTVIDNLTSRITRLESFILNSISDRGDKNFASLEHSRSFSGFPTNKTYGLQMGGLYENDMPYRRSSDNINKEGAREDRSSQIHIENESTEDILKILSSSFHN from the coding sequence ATGGATTATAGTAACTTTGGAAACAGTGCCAGTAAAAAGTTTCAAGACGATACTCTAAACAGAGTAAGAAAAGAGCATGAAGAAGCCTTAAAAAAGTTGCGAGAAGAGAACTTCAGTTCAAACACGTCAGAATTGGGAAACAAGAAGCACTATAGAGCACAGGAAAGGATGAGTTCGCCATTACATAGATTGTCTCCCACAGGTAAATCAGACGATAGGAAAGTGAAGAGCCCGCTAGATGATAAGCTAAGGAGGCAATTAAGGGAAGGTAATACGCGACTACCTCCTCCACCATTTTCCAGCTACGGGATGCCACCCACCAACCGATCTAATTTGGATAGAATAAGAAGAAGGACTAGCTCACCAGTAAGAACTGATAAATTTGCATCACAAAATGTGATAGATGACCAAAGAttagaaataaaatatttagaACGAATCGTATATGACCAAGGCACTGTCATTGATAATCTAACATCAAGAATAACAAGACTGGAATCATTCATACTGAATTCGATCTCAGACAGAGGagataaaaattttgccTCTCTCGAACACTCCCGCTCTTTTTCTGGGTTTCCGACCAACAAGACGTATGGCTTACAAATGGGTGGACTGTATGAGAATGATATGCCCTATCGAAGAAGTAGCGACAACATTAATAAAGAAGGAGCAAGAGAAGATCGATCGTCACAAATccatattgaaaatgaaagtaCGGAGGATATACTAAAAATATTGTCTTCGTCTTTTCACAATTGA